AATATAAATGTAAATTTTTTAGTTTTTTTCATCTTCTCTACTAGAAAATATGTTGTTGCCGCCATTCCATTTAAGATTAGTATGAATTGCATTAAACTAATTGACCATATTCCAATATATTCACCTACGCCTATTTCTTTAGATTCTAATATAATCCCTATAGAAGCTATTCCAATTAGAAATGCACCAATTAAATTGGTTACATAAAATCTACGAAAACCAACTCTTTTAATACCCTTTATACTAGAATTCTTAAGCATTCTTTGGATTATTAGATAGTTTATAGTAGTAAAACCAAAAACATAAACTATACTCATAATAGGTATAGAAGAAATTATAGATTTTGCATCTATTATATCTTTTAAATCAGATAAATTATTTAGCTTAGTAGAATCTATACCTAGGCTTTTATAAGCTAACATAGCTTCATCAATTCTTTGTCTAAATATATTTATTATAGAATCTATATATGATTTAATCATAATGTCCCTAGATTTAATATAAATAATAAAATTAACTATTATACATATCATAGATACAACTGTAACTAATTTAACTGTATTTATACTACTTTTTTCTTTATTTATACAATATCCTAATATGACCCCAATAACTCCCGTTAATAGTATTGATGAAACTACATTAAGAGGACCATATAAAATATAATTTAGTATACTTGCAAAAAATAAAAAATAGCATGAGTTTTTTAATCCAAATTTAATGTAGAATAATGCAATTGGTATAGGTAATATTAATATTCCAGAGAAGCTTACCTCTTTTCCTCCACCAGATATAACCATAACTAAGAGAGCTAAGAATAAAATCAAAAATGTCTCTATGCTGCCACCATTACGCCATAACTTTTTAACCATTTTTTCCTCCATATTCTCTTTCTTTTAAATGAGTATATAATTTACTTAAATCTTTATTATCCTTCTCAACCTCGTCTCCCTCTATTATTCCTTCTTTTAACTTTTTCTTCATACATTCATCTACTGATAGATGAGAGTACCCTAATCTATTTGCTAATATATATAATATTATTATTGCCCCAGATATACAATTTAATATGGCATCTTGTGCTACATTGCTTCCTTTACATAAAACCTTAAATAAATCCCCTATAATGCATACTAATTCTGCTTTTAACTTTTCTATAATATTTATATTAGCCATTATATTAAAATCTTCTTTCCTCATCTTTCTCATCCCCTCTCCCCAAAGATAAAGCTATATTAATTATAAACTTAATTTAACTCTCTACATATATTTTATTGATTTTTCTCTAGATATGCAAGACGTGTTTGAATAATATTCCAATTAATTAATATTTAAAATATTAACTAATTGGAATATATAAATAAAGCAGCACCTTTAAAGGTACTGCTATATGTTATAATTTTATTCCATTGTGAATGGTAATAAAGCAATATTTCTTGATTTCTTTATTGCTAAAGTTAACATTCTTTGATGTTTTGCACAGTTTCCAGAAATTCTTCTTGGAAGAATCTTTCCTCTTTCTGTTATGTACTTCTTAAGTACGTTTATGTCTTTGTAATCTATATATTGAGCTTTATCTACACAGAAAGCACAAACTTTTCTCTTTTTTCTTCTCGCACCTTGTCTTCTTTGTCCAACCATTTTCTACCCTCCTTAATTAACCATCTTAAAATGGTATATCCTCGTCATCGATCGGGGTAACATCATTTCCGTAATCAGGTTCGTTAGAATTTCCAAAACCTGAATTATTAAAGCTATTTGAGTTTTCATAGCCTTTATTGTTATTTTGGAAATCATAAGATCTATCACTGTCAGCTGATTGTTTATTTCCTAAAAACTCGACTTCTTCAGCAATTACTTCGGTAACATATCTTCTAGTTCCGTCTTTTGCTTCATAACTTCTTGTTTCTATTCTTCCGCTAATACCAATCATTCTACCTTTACTCATGTAATTAGCAGTTACTTCAGCCATTCTACCCCAAACAACTACAGGAATAAAATCTGCATCAGGTTGACCTTCTTTTTTAAACCTTCTATTTACCGCTATTGTAAAGGTGGTAACGGCCGTGCCGGTTCCAGGAGTAAACTTTAATTCAGGATCCTTAGTAAGTCTTCCGACCAAAGTCACTTTATTCATCTAAAACACCACCTAATTATTCATATTCCTATTAATTTTCTTTTTTAACTATCATATCTCTGATAACATTGTCAGAAATCTTTAAGTTTCTTGTTAACTCTTTTGGTAATTCTGGGTTTGATTTAAAATTAACTAAAACATAATGCCCTTCAGTTACCTTTTCGATTGGATAAGCTAACTTTCTCTTACCCCATAAGTCAACGTTTTCGATTTCTCCACCATTAGTTTCAATTATACCTTTGAATTTTTCTACGTTAGCTTTAACAGCTTCTTCGTCTAATGATGGCTTTAATATGAACATTAATTCATATGCTCTCATTACTTTCACCTCCTCCCTTCGGACTAACGGCTGTATTATAAATAATTACAGCAGGGAAATCCATCTATTTATTCTAACATTGAATTATCTAAAAATCAAGATAATTTTACTTATCCCCTATTACTTTTTTTACCTTTTTATCAAATTCACTTCTAGAAAGCATTATTATTCTCTTACATTCTGTGCATTTAATTTTTATATCAGCACCAACTCTTATGACTTCCCATAAATCCGTGCCACAAGGATGGGTTTTTTTAGTTTTAACTATATCGCCTACTTTAACATCTTTCACTGTATCACCTCTTTTATATTAATAAACTACTAAAATCACATGAATTGTAGTTTCTTTTGCTATCCCTATAAAAAAGACTCCTTTTAGATTATACACTATTTAAAAGAAGTTTATAATATAAAAACTGCCTATCTACATAATACTTATTTAAGATAAACAGTTTTTAATATGTTAATTTAAAAATCTTATAGTTTTTTATATTCTGTTCCATTTTCCTCGTATATAGAATCATATTCAATCTCTCCATTTAAAGATTGAAATTTTTCTAAATACTGTTCAGAGAACTTTAAACTAATACCACAACTCTTAGTTATAAAGGTTGGTGTAGGTATTACCATGAGCTTTATACCATTATTCTTAGCTACTGATTCTCCTTTTATAGCTGTATGAGTATTTTTAAAAGTAACTACATATCTTTTTTCCATCGTAAACCACCTATTTAAATATTTATAACTTTATCTGAAGTATTCATTGTCTCTACAATTGAATACATATTACTTATTTCTCCTACTAATAACTTTTCTTTTAATTTATAGAAATCGAGACAAGCACCACAAACTTGAATCTTAGTTCCTCTTTCTTTTAATTTAGCTAGACTTTCTAAAACCTCTGAATCCTCTACAGTAAGTTTAACTCCTCCATTGAAAAATAACATATCTGTTGGAATTACAGATGCTTCTGATAGTGCAAACATGTAACTCTTTATTAAAGTTCTTCCTAAAGTGTCATCTCCATCCCCTAACTTTTCTTGACCTACAACTATTGTAAATTTTTTATTTTCTTCTTCTAACTCACAAGAACAATCTTCTGACTTAGATATCTCTACATAGAATAATCCATCCTTTTCTTCAGCTTTTCCATGAAAATTATTTGATGATGCATATTTAATTAAATTATTCTTTGCAACTTCATTATCTACTACGACTACAACTTCACCTGACTCAATAGAATCAAAATACTTCTTAGTATTAACAACTGGTGTTGGACAGTTTAATCCTCTACAATCTATTTCTTTTTTCATATCTCTCCTATTTCCAAAATAAAGTTTTTGGAAATAGACTTCACCCCTTTCACTTTATAATTTATAATAATAGTTGTGTAAATTTTATTTATATTTAAAATCGTAATTATTTATATCAATTATTATAAATCCCTATAGTTATTATATCAAAATAAATATATATGATGTAGTAATTTAATTAATAATTACGCTCTTGTTATTAATTTATATAGAGATGTTAATTTATTATTTGTTACAAAATATAATAAGGATGTGAATTAAATGAAACTATACTTAGATAAT
The nucleotide sequence above comes from Hathewaya histolytica. Encoded proteins:
- a CDS encoding DUF2232 domain-containing protein yields the protein MVKKLWRNGGSIETFLILFLALLVMVISGGGKEVSFSGILILPIPIALFYIKFGLKNSCYFLFFASILNYILYGPLNVVSSILLTGVIGVILGYCINKEKSSINTVKLVTVVSMICIIVNFIIYIKSRDIMIKSYIDSIINIFRQRIDEAMLAYKSLGIDSTKLNNLSDLKDIIDAKSIISSIPIMSIVYVFGFTTINYLIIQRMLKNSSIKGIKRVGFRRFYVTNLIGAFLIGIASIGIILESKEIGVGEYIGIWSISLMQFILILNGMAATTYFLVEKMKKTKKFTFILLIIILFLRYEQILASIGLLEMLFNFRGLDPYSLRKNKMGA
- a CDS encoding MazG-like family protein, translating into MRKEDFNIMANINIIEKLKAELVCIIGDLFKVLCKGSNVAQDAILNCISGAIIILYILANRLGYSHLSVDECMKKKLKEGIIEGDEVEKDNKDLSKLYTHLKEREYGGKNG
- the rpsR gene encoding 30S ribosomal protein S18; this encodes MVGQRRQGARRKKRKVCAFCVDKAQYIDYKDINVLKKYITERGKILPRRISGNCAKHQRMLTLAIKKSRNIALLPFTME
- a CDS encoding single-stranded DNA-binding protein, with the translated sequence MNKVTLVGRLTKDPELKFTPGTGTAVTTFTIAVNRRFKKEGQPDADFIPVVVWGRMAEVTANYMSKGRMIGISGRIETRSYEAKDGTRRYVTEVIAEEVEFLGNKQSADSDRSYDFQNNNKGYENSNSFNNSGFGNSNEPDYGNDVTPIDDEDIPF
- the rpsF gene encoding 30S ribosomal protein S6; its protein translation is MRAYELMFILKPSLDEEAVKANVEKFKGIIETNGGEIENVDLWGKRKLAYPIEKVTEGHYVLVNFKSNPELPKELTRNLKISDNVIRDMIVKKEN
- a CDS encoding DUF951 domain-containing protein is translated as MKDVKVGDIVKTKKTHPCGTDLWEVIRVGADIKIKCTECKRIIMLSRSEFDKKVKKVIGDK
- a CDS encoding DUF3343 domain-containing protein; its protein translation is MEKRYVVTFKNTHTAIKGESVAKNNGIKLMVIPTPTFITKSCGISLKFSEQYLEKFQSLNGEIEYDSIYEENGTEYKKL
- the yedF gene encoding sulfurtransferase-like selenium metabolism protein YedF, translated to MKKEIDCRGLNCPTPVVNTKKYFDSIESGEVVVVVDNEVAKNNLIKYASSNNFHGKAEEKDGLFYVEISKSEDCSCELEEENKKFTIVVGQEKLGDGDDTLGRTLIKSYMFALSEASVIPTDMLFFNGGVKLTVEDSEVLESLAKLKERGTKIQVCGACLDFYKLKEKLLVGEISNMYSIVETMNTSDKVINI